In Lactobacillus sp. PV012, one genomic interval encodes:
- the recU gene encoding Holliday junction resolvase RecU, translated as MVNYPTGSLINFNDGQTRDLINKTKNKKVARHKDTVFSDRGMNLEQQINESNNYYLSKNIAVVHKKPTPVQIVKVDYPKRSRAVIKEAYFRQASTTDYNGVYKGYYLDFEAKETRNKQSFPLKNFHEHQIIHLSQCLRQQGICFTIIRFASLNRYFVTPASFIVDAWYAWKKKDKSSISLIQLSENSIEIKSGYRPTLPYLQAVDKIIERSEVKNDR; from the coding sequence ATGGTCAATTATCCTACTGGAAGTCTGATCAATTTTAATGATGGTCAGACAAGAGATTTAATTAATAAAACAAAGAACAAAAAGGTAGCTCGACATAAAGATACTGTTTTTTCTGATCGTGGAATGAACTTAGAGCAGCAAATTAATGAATCGAATAACTATTACCTTTCAAAAAATATAGCTGTTGTCCATAAAAAGCCTACTCCCGTTCAAATTGTCAAAGTCGACTATCCTAAACGTTCACGCGCCGTAATTAAAGAAGCTTACTTCAGACAAGCTTCAACTACAGATTATAATGGTGTCTACAAAGGCTACTATCTTGATTTTGAAGCTAAAGAGACCCGTAATAAGCAATCTTTTCCTTTAAAAAATTTTCATGAACACCAAATAATTCACTTAAGTCAATGTCTAAGACAACAAGGAATTTGTTTTACGATAATTAGGTTTGCGAGTTTAAATCGGTATTTTGTTACGCCTGCCAGTTTTATTGTAGATGCTTGGTATGCGTGGAAGAAAAAAGATAAAAGTTCAATTAGTTTAATTCAGCTTAGTGAAAATTCAATTGAAATTAAAAGTGGCTATCGCCCTACTCTCCCTTATTTACAAGCTGTTGACAAAATTATAGAAAGATCGGAAGTAAAAAATGACAGATAA
- a CDS encoding helicase C-terminal domain-containing protein translates to MSQAFSKDTFAVVDLETTGTQKKQGDKIIQFGCVIIKNRKIVKKYSFLINPNKEIPLSVENLTGISNEEVKHAPEFSHYASKIREILKDTIFVAHNVNFDLPFLNYELENAGLKPLNLKAIDTVELAQIAFPTFPSYKLKDLTDRLHIEHLNPHQADSDAYVTGQLLLQIIEKLESLPQSTLNTLTSLSKGLVKNTADVFAEITKERRLQKRKLPKDLVQVKNLVLRRQTEQVGKEVSTKQTTFPESDDEKKALFKNIVRFRRGQVSLINRIHNFLSSSKEENMVVEAPNGSGKTLSFLMAYAYELYSGRKLVIATPTKVLQEQIMHQEIPQLLKITGLDLSAQEVKASSHYIDLDNFYASLLQKNWPLQTLILQMKIIIWLTETKTGDLDELQLTNFKDPLFEMIRHPGDARIGTTFSEYDFWNLARDKQEKADILVTNHAYLANHYLDSIWGQNPYLVVDEAHRFADNVANSRNDSLQFESFWGVANHLKNLLLFADKSVKNEFSQNKQVTFYLEKLEKEIDDLIHAINNIQRELYAQKDKALTKEYGNQERVNLGIQGYALFPNIANFKEKLNFLQGKIELVRRDVNNVESILYRNSASNQQIIDSLIIELQEEIDKIDYYSQQTFLLSDQLTDQSKFGEKGFVLQITNIEDPLSTNLQWLTLDPQAELLQLYQNFKKKLFISATLTQQGSYNYSLKELELDPSKTLLYSAKPSYPVEKHLQVLALDDEKAPQDPNEEEYTDFITDFLINDIKKQNHVLVLFTNLSTIKEVFAKINNAPELKDYEILAQGITGSNERLAKRFGIAKKSILLGANIFWEGMDFKDSGVDLVVATRLPFESPDQPEIKLRDERLKQQVGSHFFELDTLPRAIIRFRQGVGRLIRNEKDYGSFVILDQRFWHKNYGKNFLKSLPVGAKKVSRKELRKLLAERFKHESNS, encoded by the coding sequence ATGAGCCAAGCATTTTCAAAAGATACGTTTGCAGTAGTTGACTTGGAAACAACAGGTACACAAAAAAAGCAGGGAGATAAAATTATCCAATTTGGTTGTGTGATTATCAAAAATCGTAAAATTGTAAAAAAATATTCTTTTTTAATAAATCCCAACAAAGAAATTCCTTTGTCAGTGGAAAATTTGACAGGAATCAGCAATGAAGAAGTTAAGCACGCACCAGAGTTTTCTCACTATGCAAGTAAAATACGAGAAATTTTAAAAGATACCATTTTTGTAGCACACAACGTTAACTTTGACCTTCCTTTTTTAAATTACGAATTAGAGAATGCAGGTTTAAAACCTTTAAATCTCAAAGCAATCGACACTGTAGAATTAGCACAAATTGCTTTTCCTACATTTCCATCTTATAAACTGAAAGATTTAACTGATCGGCTACATATTGAACACTTAAATCCTCATCAGGCTGATTCAGATGCTTACGTTACAGGACAACTGCTGCTTCAAATAATTGAAAAACTTGAGTCTCTTCCTCAATCCACATTAAATACTTTAACTTCTTTATCCAAAGGATTGGTAAAAAATACTGCAGATGTTTTCGCTGAAATTACGAAAGAAAGGCGTTTACAGAAAAGAAAACTCCCTAAAGATTTAGTTCAAGTAAAAAATCTTGTTTTGAGAAGACAAACTGAACAAGTTGGTAAGGAAGTTTCTACAAAACAGACTACATTTCCAGAAAGCGATGATGAAAAGAAAGCTCTTTTTAAAAATATTGTACGTTTTCGAAGAGGACAGGTTAGCCTGATTAATAGAATCCACAACTTTTTAAGTTCTTCTAAAGAAGAAAACATGGTTGTTGAAGCTCCTAATGGGAGCGGAAAAACACTAAGTTTTTTAATGGCCTATGCTTATGAACTATATTCAGGACGAAAGCTGGTTATTGCGACTCCTACTAAAGTTTTACAAGAACAAATAATGCATCAGGAAATCCCGCAATTATTAAAAATAACGGGCTTGGATCTTTCGGCGCAAGAGGTAAAAGCAAGTTCACACTATATAGATTTAGATAATTTTTACGCCTCTTTATTACAAAAAAACTGGCCTCTTCAAACCTTAATTTTACAAATGAAAATTATTATCTGGCTGACAGAAACAAAGACAGGAGACCTAGACGAATTACAATTAACTAATTTTAAAGATCCTTTATTTGAAATGATTCGCCATCCAGGGGATGCAAGAATAGGTACTACGTTTTCTGAATATGATTTTTGGAACTTAGCCCGGGATAAGCAAGAAAAAGCAGATATTTTAGTTACAAATCATGCTTATCTTGCCAACCACTATCTAGATTCAATTTGGGGACAAAATCCATATTTAGTTGTAGATGAAGCGCATCGTTTTGCTGATAATGTAGCTAATTCTCGTAATGATTCTCTTCAATTTGAAAGTTTTTGGGGTGTAGCAAATCATTTAAAAAATTTACTCTTATTTGCAGATAAGAGTGTTAAAAACGAATTTTCTCAAAATAAACAAGTAACTTTTTACTTAGAGAAACTTGAGAAAGAAATCGATGATTTGATTCATGCTATTAATAATATTCAAAGAGAATTATATGCACAAAAAGACAAGGCTCTTACAAAGGAATATGGGAATCAAGAACGAGTTAATTTAGGAATTCAAGGCTATGCTTTATTTCCAAATATAGCTAACTTCAAGGAAAAGCTTAATTTTTTGCAGGGAAAAATTGAACTGGTTCGTCGGGATGTAAATAACGTTGAGTCGATCTTATACCGCAATTCTGCAAGTAACCAACAAATTATTGATAGTTTAATTATTGAGTTACAAGAGGAAATTGATAAGATAGATTATTATTCTCAGCAAACCTTTCTCTTGAGTGATCAATTAACTGATCAAAGTAAATTTGGCGAAAAGGGATTTGTTTTACAAATTACAAATATTGAAGATCCTTTATCAACGAATTTACAATGGTTAACTTTAGATCCGCAAGCTGAATTATTGCAACTATATCAAAATTTTAAAAAGAAATTATTTATTTCTGCTACTTTAACTCAACAGGGTAGTTATAATTATTCTTTGAAAGAATTAGAGTTAGATCCAAGTAAGACTTTACTTTACAGTGCAAAGCCGTCATATCCAGTAGAAAAGCACCTTCAGGTTTTAGCTTTGGATGATGAAAAGGCTCCGCAAGATCCTAATGAAGAAGAATATACAGACTTTATTACAGATTTTTTGATTAATGATATTAAAAAACAAAATCATGTGTTAGTCTTATTTACTAATCTCTCAACTATTAAAGAAGTTTTTGCTAAAATAAATAATGCGCCAGAATTGAAAGACTATGAAATTTTAGCCCAAGGAATTACAGGCTCTAATGAGCGTCTAGCTAAAAGATTTGGGATTGCCAAAAAATCAATTCTTTTAGGAGCAAATATTTTTTGGGAAGGGATGGACTTTAAAGATAGTGGTGTAGATCTTGTGGTAGCTACACGCCTACCATTTGAATCTCCAGATCAACCAGAAATTAAATTAAGAGATGAACGACTGAAACAACAAGTTGGGAGCCATTTCTTTGAATTAGATACTCTTCCACGAGCTATTATTCGTTTCCGTCAGGGAGTGGGAAGATTAATCAGAAATGAAAAAGACTATGGTAGTTTTGTAATTTTAGATCAAAGATTTTGGCACAAAAATTATGGTAAAAATTTTTTAAAGAGTTTACCAGTTGGAGCTAAAAAAGTTTCAAGAAAAGAATTAAGAAAATTACTTGCAGAGAGATTTAAACATGAATCAAACAGTTAA
- the asnS gene encoding asparagine--tRNA ligase, whose product MTELISIKDASKHVGEEVKMHVWLTDKRSSGKIMFLQLRDGTAFFQGVLLKKDVPEEVFNAAKSLHPEASMYITGTINKDERSHFGYEIKISDLEIVTNNEGYPIGNKEHGIDFLLDHRHLWLRSKRPFAIMQIRNQAFKAIVDFFEQEGFIKFDAPILMQSAPEGTTELFHIDYFNTDAYLSQSGQLYGEVGAAAFGKVFTFGPTFRAEESKTRRHLTEFWMMEPEMAWMSQDESLDIQERLLAFVTKRILDNCEYELRLLGRDPEKLRPTTEGNFPRLSYDEAVKMLQDAGRDFKWGDDFGAPDEAYISEQFDRPVFILNYPTSIKPFYMKKNPDNPKEYLCADVLAPEGYGEIIGGSERESDYETLKAQIKEAGLNEKDYEWYLDLRKYGSVPHSGFGIGFERYLGWICKLDHIREAVPFPRMINRLRP is encoded by the coding sequence ATGACAGAATTAATTTCAATTAAAGATGCCTCAAAGCATGTTGGCGAAGAAGTCAAGATGCATGTATGGCTTACAGACAAGCGTTCAAGTGGTAAAATCATGTTTTTACAATTACGTGATGGTACTGCATTTTTCCAAGGAGTTCTTTTAAAAAAGGATGTTCCAGAAGAAGTATTTAATGCTGCAAAGAGTTTACACCCAGAAGCAAGCATGTACATTACTGGAACAATTAATAAAGATGAAAGATCTCACTTTGGTTATGAAATAAAAATTTCTGATTTAGAGATTGTAACTAATAATGAAGGCTATCCAATTGGTAATAAAGAACATGGGATTGATTTCTTGTTAGATCACCGTCATTTATGGCTAAGATCTAAGAGACCTTTTGCTATCATGCAAATTAGAAATCAAGCTTTCAAGGCAATTGTAGATTTCTTCGAACAAGAAGGATTTATAAAATTTGATGCACCTATTTTAATGCAATCAGCTCCAGAAGGAACTACTGAATTATTCCATATTGACTATTTCAATACTGATGCTTACCTTTCACAATCAGGTCAATTATATGGAGAAGTTGGAGCAGCTGCCTTCGGTAAGGTATTTACTTTTGGTCCAACTTTTAGAGCTGAAGAATCTAAAACACGTCGTCACTTGACTGAGTTTTGGATGATGGAGCCAGAAATGGCTTGGATGAGTCAAGATGAATCTTTAGATATTCAAGAAAGATTATTGGCTTTCGTAACTAAGCGTATTTTAGATAACTGTGAATATGAATTACGCCTTTTAGGAAGAGATCCTGAAAAGTTAAGACCAACTACTGAAGGTAATTTCCCTCGATTAAGTTATGATGAAGCTGTTAAGATGCTTCAAGATGCAGGACGTGACTTTAAGTGGGGAGACGACTTTGGTGCACCAGATGAAGCTTATATTTCTGAGCAATTTGATCGTCCAGTTTTCATTTTAAATTATCCAACTTCTATCAAACCATTCTATATGAAGAAGAACCCAGATAATCCAAAAGAATATTTATGTGCTGATGTTCTTGCTCCAGAAGGTTATGGAGAAATTATCGGTGGTAGTGAACGTGAAAGTGACTATGAAACTTTAAAGGCACAAATTAAAGAAGCAGGATTAAACGAAAAAGATTATGAATGGTACCTTGATTTACGTAAATATGGTTCTGTTCCTCACTCTGGCTTTGGTATTGGATTTGAAAGATATCTCGGCTGGATTTGTAAGTTAGATCATATTCGTGAAGCTGTTCCATTCCCAAGAATGATCAATCGCTTACGTCCATAA
- the nth gene encoding endonuclease III, with amino-acid sequence MEKLLSDEEALVVLQKIMNIFPDAKGELKWDSVFHLLCAVMMSAQTTDKMVNKVTPNFNQKFPDSKSLKNASLSEIESTIKVIGLYRTKAKHLKETATILTDRFNGVVPREKQTLITLPGVGEKTANVVLAEAFKIPAIAVDTHVSRISKLFKIVPAKATPHQIEKRLEEILPQEQWIHAHHALIAFGRYKLPARKKDIDPYSLLS; translated from the coding sequence ATGGAAAAATTACTTTCTGATGAAGAAGCGCTAGTTGTTCTTCAAAAAATAATGAATATTTTTCCTGATGCAAAAGGAGAACTAAAATGGGATAGTGTTTTTCACTTGCTATGTGCAGTAATGATGAGCGCACAGACTACAGATAAGATGGTAAATAAGGTAACTCCTAATTTTAATCAAAAGTTTCCGGATAGTAAAAGCTTAAAAAATGCTTCTCTTTCAGAAATAGAGTCTACAATTAAGGTTATTGGTCTCTATCGTACTAAAGCTAAACATTTAAAGGAAACAGCAACTATTCTTACAGACCGCTTTAATGGGGTAGTCCCCCGAGAAAAACAAACTTTAATTACTCTTCCGGGAGTAGGGGAAAAGACAGCAAATGTTGTTTTAGCAGAAGCCTTTAAAATACCTGCTATCGCTGTTGATACTCATGTGTCTAGAATTTCTAAACTTTTTAAAATTGTACCTGCAAAAGCTACGCCTCATCAAATTGAAAAACGCCTGGAAGAAATTTTACCACAGGAGCAGTGGATTCATGCTCATCATGCCCTAATTGCTTTTGGTCGTTATAAATTACCAGCTCGCAAAAAAGACATTGATCCTTATAGTTTGCTTAGTTAG
- a CDS encoding DnaD domain protein, with amino-acid sequence MVSFNNYRTDGFLSIPNVLLKNYIHLNLSELSLLVLLKLEAYYQKNNLFPSNELLAQEMTLSPIQVGEVIQELIDDKVIALRQKKDENGKITSYYDLSPLYTKLDNYLKNHQEVASENLEIKEVQEDPIQILVHQFEVEFGRLLSPIERQEVAAWINIDHYDNEIIKMALCEAVLAQVYNFKYVDRILLNWQQHNLKTPEQVKGFLQRTKF; translated from the coding sequence ATGGTATCTTTTAATAACTACCGCACAGATGGTTTTTTGAGCATTCCTAATGTACTGTTAAAAAATTATATTCATTTAAATTTAAGTGAATTATCTCTACTGGTCTTATTAAAATTGGAAGCATACTATCAAAAGAATAATTTATTTCCTAGCAATGAATTACTAGCTCAAGAAATGACACTTAGTCCAATACAAGTTGGGGAAGTAATTCAAGAACTTATTGATGATAAAGTGATTGCTTTGCGACAAAAGAAGGATGAGAATGGTAAGATTACAAGCTATTATGACCTTTCGCCATTATATACAAAATTAGACAATTACCTTAAAAATCATCAGGAAGTGGCCAGTGAGAATTTAGAAATTAAGGAAGTTCAAGAAGATCCAATTCAAATTTTAGTCCATCAATTTGAAGTAGAGTTTGGAAGGTTGTTAAGTCCAATTGAACGTCAAGAAGTAGCTGCTTGGATAAATATTGATCATTATGATAATGAAATAATAAAGATGGCTTTATGTGAAGCTGTTTTAGCTCAAGTATATAATTTTAAATATGTTGATCGAATTCTATTAAATTGGCAACAACACAACTTAAAGACACCAGAACAAGTTAAGGGATTTTTACAAAGAACAAAATTTTAA
- a CDS encoding PBP1A family penicillin-binding protein, whose product MTDNQNQSRPSRVSRLRSKGKKKNIFLRIIKWIFITFLIVIVGGIGLFAYYAKDAPSISQAQLQSGGTSSLYTNNGKFLLSLGSSKRTYVKNNKIPTTLKNAVVSVEDRRFYKEGIGLDPIRIIGSVLVNAKSGGVAAGGSTITQQLVKLSVFSTDASQRTLKRKAQEAWLSMKVEREFSKNQILEFYINKVYMNYGIYGMGTAAEFYYGKSLDDLSLPQLALLAGMPNAPVAYDPYVYPAKAKYRRDIVLKSMLTNHKITKAQYKKAVNTPITEGLQPKKTTVDSTLRKVDDPYIKEVISEVKSKGFNPYNDNLKITVNIDQDAQNKLYELANDGEVPFTNDKMQVGATIVNPKNGHVIAILGGRKLPSVQLGLNRAVQTGRSTGSTIKPVLDYGPAIEYLYWPTSYILNDSKYIYPGTNIQLYDWDNTYKGKMSMRQALVESRNVPAVQTLAKVGVSRASLFAKKMGVNVPSDSGLSVGIGANASSLQMAGAYSAFANNGVYHKPQFVSKIETPDGITRKYDSEGTRVMKDYTAYMMTDMLKGVFTGKGSGTAARIDNLYEAGKTGTVKYSEDDLVKYPQYANSPKDAWFVGYTKLYSMGIWTGYDNLKDGTPSGVGENSAQLLYKKMMQYLMENKPNEDWSQPSSVVGRKIVNGTENDVARSGASNATWQLFVKGHAPIDPYGNSDEKVTTVKRRDEDYDDDTKVDNDEKISSSRKDKDEDDTSSTSKSSISEKESSASSSKQTATQSSTQNNETTNTNSQSKAESVSQSTPPSSSETSQTNAQPKATTDNKDTNLN is encoded by the coding sequence ATGACAGATAATCAAAATCAATCTCGACCCTCCAGAGTATCTCGCCTACGTTCAAAAGGAAAAAAGAAAAATATTTTTCTTAGAATCATAAAATGGATTTTTATTACTTTTTTGATTGTAATTGTGGGTGGAATTGGGCTTTTTGCTTACTATGCTAAAGATGCACCTAGCATTTCTCAAGCACAACTCCAAAGTGGCGGAACAAGTAGCTTATACACTAATAATGGAAAGTTTCTTCTTTCTTTAGGTTCCTCTAAAAGAACTTACGTCAAAAATAATAAAATACCTACTACTTTAAAAAATGCCGTTGTCTCTGTCGAAGATAGACGCTTTTACAAAGAAGGCATTGGTCTAGATCCAATTAGAATTATCGGATCAGTTTTAGTTAATGCTAAAAGTGGTGGCGTTGCTGCTGGTGGATCAACCATTACCCAACAATTAGTGAAGTTGTCCGTTTTTTCAACTGATGCTTCTCAGCGTACACTTAAACGCAAAGCCCAAGAAGCCTGGCTTTCAATGAAAGTAGAACGTGAATTTAGTAAAAACCAAATTTTAGAGTTCTATATTAATAAGGTTTATATGAATTATGGTATTTATGGGATGGGAACAGCCGCTGAGTTTTATTATGGTAAAAGTCTAGATGATTTATCTTTGCCGCAGTTAGCTTTATTGGCAGGGATGCCTAATGCACCAGTTGCGTACGATCCTTATGTATATCCTGCAAAGGCAAAATACAGACGTGACATTGTTTTAAAATCGATGCTGACTAATCATAAGATCACCAAGGCACAATATAAAAAGGCAGTTAACACGCCAATTACTGAAGGACTCCAGCCTAAGAAAACAACTGTTGATTCTACTTTGAGAAAAGTTGATGATCCATATATTAAAGAGGTAATTTCTGAAGTTAAAAGTAAAGGATTTAATCCTTACAACGATAATTTAAAAATTACTGTCAATATTGATCAAGATGCACAAAATAAACTTTATGAACTTGCAAATGATGGCGAAGTGCCTTTTACCAATGATAAGATGCAAGTGGGTGCAACGATTGTCAATCCAAAAAATGGACACGTAATTGCTATCCTTGGAGGGCGAAAACTCCCTTCTGTTCAATTAGGGCTTAACCGTGCTGTTCAAACTGGGCGTTCAACCGGTTCTACAATTAAACCAGTACTTGATTATGGACCAGCAATTGAGTACCTGTACTGGCCAACTTCTTACATTCTCAATGATAGTAAGTACATTTATCCTGGTACTAATATTCAACTCTATGATTGGGATAATACTTATAAGGGTAAAATGTCTATGCGCCAAGCACTAGTTGAATCACGAAATGTTCCAGCTGTCCAAACTTTGGCTAAAGTTGGTGTAAGTCGTGCTTCCCTTTTTGCTAAAAAAATGGGTGTCAATGTTCCTTCAGATTCAGGTTTATCTGTTGGTATCGGTGCCAATGCTTCTTCTCTTCAAATGGCAGGTGCTTATAGTGCTTTTGCTAATAATGGTGTATACCACAAGCCACAATTTGTTTCTAAAATTGAAACTCCTGATGGAATTACTCGTAAGTATGACAGTGAAGGAACTCGTGTTATGAAGGACTATACAGCTTACATGATGACAGATATGCTTAAAGGTGTCTTCACTGGAAAAGGATCTGGGACCGCTGCTAGAATTGATAACCTTTATGAAGCTGGTAAAACGGGAACTGTAAAATATTCAGAAGATGATCTTGTTAAATATCCGCAATACGCAAATTCTCCAAAAGATGCTTGGTTTGTAGGATATACTAAATTATATTCAATGGGTATCTGGACAGGATATGACAATCTTAAAGATGGAACTCCATCAGGCGTTGGAGAGAACTCGGCTCAACTTCTTTATAAAAAGATGATGCAATACTTGATGGAAAATAAACCAAATGAAGATTGGAGTCAGCCTTCATCAGTTGTTGGACGTAAAATTGTTAATGGTACTGAAAATGATGTTGCAAGATCTGGAGCAAGTAACGCAACTTGGCAATTATTTGTTAAAGGCCATGCTCCAATTGATCCTTATGGTAACAGTGATGAAAAAGTAACCACTGTCAAAAGAAGAGATGAAGATTATGATGATGATACAAAAGTAGATAATGATGAAAAAATAAGTAGCTCACGTAAAGATAAAGATGAGGATGATACTTCTTCCACTTCAAAGAGTTCTATTTCTGAAAAAGAGAGTTCAGCCTCCTCATCTAAACAAACTGCTACACAATCTTCAACTCAAAATAATGAAACAACAAATACAAATTCACAGTCAAAAGCTGAAAGTGTTTCTCAGTCTACCCCTCCATCATCTTCAGAAACTAGTCAGACAAATGCTCAACCTAAAGCAACCACTGATAATAAGGATACAAATCTTAACTAA